The following is a genomic window from Pygocentrus nattereri isolate fPygNat1 chromosome 8, fPygNat1.pri, whole genome shotgun sequence.
TAAATTACACACCAGCATAACCATTCAAGACCGAAAGTCAGGCTCTACatctctcttgctgtctgtctcagtctgaCTACCATCTTGTATGCTTTGGGTGTGAGTGTGATTCCATATACAGGAGTATAGTCTGGTTCTCCTGCATCTTCTGGCCAGAAGAACTGGAACTGACGCAGCAGAGAGACCAAGATGAGGAAGAGCTCCAtgcgagccagaccttcacCAAGACACATACGAGGCCCTGCGGACATGAAAAATATATCAGCAACTCTTTTGTGATGGTACTAGTGTCATCTATTCATTAGGGCATGGTTTCTGGATTAATCTGAGGCTATTACATGCTTTTCGATTATCAGCATCATTTACCCCAAGGCAAAGCTTCAAGGAATTCCTCAAccaaaaaatgctgaaatgaaTGACTAATAGGCCCTAATAACCAAAACATGTAGGCAAAGTATCCTATCAATTTTTATCAAGAAAAGAGGTGTGAATGATTTTATATAGTCCAAAACTCTCACCAGCAGAAAATGGCATGAAGGCCTCAGGCTTCTCAAACTGTCCCTCATTATTCAGGAAGTTAGCTGGATTGAACTCATGTGGAAACTTCCACTGGCTTTCCTCACTCAGCACTGAAGAGAGGTTTGGAATGATGACAGTTCCCTGCgccacagagaaagacaaacacaaatgaGTAACAAATGAAATTATTAACACTCCATGGAAACAAAGTATCTTCAGAATCTTCACCTTTGGGATGCTGTAGCCCATCAGTTTAGTATCTCTGCTGGTGCAGTGAAATACACTCAGAGGGACAATATTGCCAATGCGCTGACACTCATGGATCACAGCCTGTGTGAATGGCATGTTGTGTCTGTCCTCAAATGACACATGAGCTTTATCATCCAGAACCTCATCAATCTCCTTCTGACATCTCTCTAGAAAGACGAGACAGAAGGCATATGGTATCATTACTAGCTCTTTTATCAAATCTATCAACAAAACCATTGCAAACAGCTCCAAACACTGCAATGTGTATTTTCAGACCCTGAATGTCTGGATGTGTTGTGAGGTAGAGGAACGCTGTGAGCAGAGTGTTGGAGGTGGTATCAGTCCCAGCAAAGTGCAGATCCAGTATATACATCAAAAGCTGAGTCTCAGCAAAGGAAGAGCCATCAGCCATCTATAGAAAACCAGGCATCACAGATTTGCATGCAAAATTGGTACATCTCTAAAAATTTCACTTTAACTATGTCACTATATcctacactcttagcaaaaagggttttatataatACCAGAAAAGGGTcctttggcttgtaacaatagtggaaccctttttggtactcaATAGAACCCTTAGCAAAAAggattttatatagaactatctacaacacattccccataaatctgaagaaccctttcacaatgcaaagaaccctttatttatgcaaaaggaaccattttatttactacagaacccttgaagaaccatatttttaagaatgtacatATAGTATATACCACCGTATCAAGCTTATCCAGATAGCAGTCAACAAAGTTTCTTGGCTCTCCTAGCACTCTTGTTGTCTTGTGCTTGTTGATCATCTTTGCTGCCATTTTCTTCAGTTTCTCAGCATTATCAAGAGCCTTCTTAAAGGGAAGGGGCAGGTTTCTCACCATAGGAAGTGTATCGTATATCTACAGAAATATGACCAAAACAGATTGGTCATATCTGAGATTTACAGCTCATAGACTATATAGACTACATAATATAgattatatgtgtatatattattattttgattatgaATCAAAATCTTTTCTTATATAAAAGCCCTGAACATCAGTAACAAGTAAATATCCATGCCAGAGTTGATAATACAGTTTCAAACCATTCCCCAGGTTCCATTGAGGATTTTGGCATTTTCAGTGAAGAGATAAATAAACTTCTTGAGGGTGTCATCTTCGTAGTCAAAGCGAATACCAAATAAAACCAGGTAGATGATGTTTGATGCAGCATTGTGGAACAAAGTCTGAGGATTAATGGAGCTTCCTACAACATAGACAAAGCacaacattttttattatattagaaATTATAAAGTAACACTAATCTGTAAACACTATTTAGAGATTGTGTCATTATCAATCattcaatcaacctttattttgactcagaattacattgagggcaaccctcattttcaatgtagccgagcatttacaaaaacagggattgacatgacaaagaaaataactacatttaatcattttaaattaaaagaaaatttaaaataacagtgaataaaagataaaagtagataaaaatagaacttgagattgtaatgataagaaattaagatcaaaagtagataataatacaatatcacaaattaagaaagtaatgctaaaaaaattatttaaaataaaatgagaggaaataaataaataaataaaaagagataaagaactaaggagacctgacacaaaaataaaagttacgaataaataagatgaagtaaaacaggtacaggctgtctgtaggtggtttgatattaaaagtttaaaatgactgagtgacaccagtgagccgagttttaatgtgtcctgtagtgaattccagctggtgctgtgactaaaagcagattttcccagttcagtaagaactcttggtacctggcagctgatccagttactagaatgagtctgataattactgttatttgtattcatcaatgaagtgatgtattctggcaaatgaccggagagtgtcttataaataaaaatcaaccagtgtgtttcccttcgtcccgttaaagagggccacccaactttggcatacagctcacagtggtgagttctgtacggatctccagtgatgaacctcagtGCAGAGCGATACACTGAGGTTGAAGCAGAGGTagcaatatcatttatgtagatattaaataagaccCAAAATTTaaccttgtggtacacctttagatacagataccaactctgatttataattattcaatgtcatgcattgatttctgtcagtgaggtagttttgggtccagtccagcgcagttgcatcaaagccaatcttttctaagttccgtaaaagaagagtgtgatcaactgtgtcgaatgcttttgttaagtcaataaaaacagctgcacaatgtttcttcttctccatgtctgaataaagatcgtttaaaaccagtgtcgtagcagagatagtgctgtgaccttctctgaaaccagactgatatttagataaaacagaattttcatgaagaaacGATTTCAATTGCTGGTTCACTagagattctaacatttttgctaaacacaatgataaaattaaacttggccagattgaggactgtgtaaaagacaaaaaagattggatgtcaagaaattttctgctacttaactcagataaaacagaggtcctgcttcttggttcaaaattagctagaaacaaactgtctaacttaacacttaacaatctctcagttgcatcaagcttatctgttaaaaatctcaGTGTCGTGAtggacgctgatctgtccttcgacacacatataactaatatcactagaacagccttcctgctccagttcatgcattcattacttcaaggctagattattgtaatgtcctgctgtctggacgtcccagcaaaagcctcaacaagcttcagctggtccagaacgctgcagccagagtctcagaagaaccagaaagttcgaccatattagtccagttttatcagccctgcactggttaccagttaaatttcacattgattataaaatcctattactgatctataaagctctaaacggactcgcccctcagtacctgagtgaccttctctcccactatgaaccatcacgcctacttagatcacaaggtgctggcttactactggtacctagaattaataaattTACACCAGTGGGGagagcttctcatacaaagccccccagctctggaataatcttcctgttaatgttcggaaatcagacacagcctcagtctttaagtctaggctaaaaacttacttgtatagtggagcctttggtgattagtctccctgtcagatctagacctgttggagtctctgctgctctgttatactgtaatctgtggtcagctttacagaactgactcttgtgtttttctttcctttctctgccgagctgatcagctgcccatcctgtgcatctgatgctgttgcctcttctgccttgattggtgccacTGCttaccagccttctggaccggtttgaccaccactgagcttcttgctgtacagcgctgtgcagtcctcaccctcagatcttttcttttcccactttactataatacttcatactaataatgtttgctatctggtgtcgaccttaggaggatgggttccccttctgagtcatggttcctctcaaggtttcttcctcttttagggagtttttccttgccaccgtcgccactggcttgctcatgggggctcgcacccagattttttcttttcttttctcttctctctgtaatactgattttgtaaagctgctttgtgacaacacctgttgtaaaaagctctatataaataaatgttgcttgcttgcttgctaaacacgacagttttgagattggcctataattattcagatctgttgtctcaccacctttatgcagaggaattagcatgagctgttttccagaccctgggaattctgcaagataaaactgaaagattaaaaatgtataaaatgtattctaaaataatcGGGGCTGCGAGACGCAATAAAAAGGGGTCCAGCCCATcttctccagtggcttttcGTGGATTAATTTTATCCAGGACATTAGCAgttaaatatggagaaaatggctggAGTGAGTAAAGACCATGCGTTTTAGAAACAGTAGAgctgagatcagttttattcaatgggTTTGTGCTATTCTTATGAAAGATGTGGCTGCCTGCAGCAAAGTGTGAGTTAAAGGCTTGACATATTTCCTTCTGGGCAGAAATCAGCTGATCGTCAACTAAAACGCTTGTTGGAAAAAGGGGGGAATTGTTTTTTAGAGAATTTACTATTTTCCAGAAGTTTTGAGGGTTTCTAGTGCTGGTGATTAAGCTGAGGTAAtattctgatttagcttttctgacagcagaagtacatttatttctcagctgtctAAAGGTGAGCCAgtggtctctctcccctgagcGTCTACCATTTGACCaagctttatttctggcctTAAACAATGAGGAAACCTCACCCGTAAACCAGGGACTTGATCTGTCTCTGACTCTTgactttttgaatggggcatgtttgtttaccactgttaggaaagttttactgaagtggtttAGTGCCCCATCAACATCGGAGATTTCTAGTGTAAGGTGGATTTCACTCATTGCTaagtcagaaaggaaagcttgctcattaaaattataaaaatttcttctaaccaccaaccgagagcctgttttgtttgtgcaacTGTTTCTAATACATCTGATGGGACAATGATCACTTATGCACTTATGAATTATGTATTCTGTCAGAAATTGTACACTATTTCCacaagtatttgctcgtctggcgtcacacgcatatgaacttgaatgacattccattcttaatccatagggtctaatatgatgtcagccaccctttgcagctataacagcttcaactcttctgtgaaagctttccacaaggttaggagtgtttatgggaatttttgaccgttcttacagaagtgcatttgtgaggtcagacattgatgttggatgagaaggcctggcttacaGTCtcagctctaattcatcccaaaggtgttctatggggttgaggtcaggactctgtgcaggccagtcaagttcttccacaccaaactggctcatccgtgtctttatggacctgctttgttcactggtgtgcagtcatgttggaacaggaaggggctgtccccaaactgttcccacaaagttggtagcatgaaattgtccaaaatctcttggtgctgaagctttaagagttcctttcactggaactaaggggccaaacccaactcctgaaaaacaccccacacccccctccaccaaactttacactcggcacaatgcagtcagacaagtaccatctcccgccaaacccagactcgtccatcggatttccagatggagaaatgtgattggtcactccagagaacacgtctccactgctctagagtccagtggcagcgctttacatcactgcattccaggcttggatgcagctgctcggtcatggaaacccattccatgaagttctctacactgttcttgagctgatctaaaggccacatgaggtttggaggtctgtagtgattgactctgcagaaagtcggtgacctctgtgcactatgcccctcagcatccgctgaccccgctctgtcattttacatggccaaccacttcgtggctgagttgctgtcattcccaatcgcttccactttgttataatcccactgacagttggctgtggaacatttagtagtgaggaaatttcacgactggacttgctgcacaggtggcgtctgatcacggtaccacgctggaattcactgagctcctgagagtgacccattctttcactaatgtctgtagaagcagtctgcaggcctagggactcggctttatacacctgtggccatggaagtgattggaacacctgactTTAAcaatttggatggatgagtgaatacttttggcaatatagtgtatgtgtccATGCATGATTTTTCCACCTGGACATCTAAAGCAATTTTGCCATATGAACTCCAGAGAATGTCTGGAAAATCATGTCTGGATATTATCCGTTATTGCCCTTTTGCACATGGAGGGTAGAGCCAGAGATTTTCAGTGTCAGACATGTTCTAGGTGGTTTAGGCAAAGAGCAGCACCTGTGTATCATGTGTAGGGGCCATGGCATGACACGACTACTGATTCAGCCATGATGATTTTTGCATCACTGTTAACACTACATGTATTTCACTGCAATATCAAtgaaagtgtgagtgtgtgtggagaggaatataaaaacaagcagaaaagaTTATGCAACATCTACACTCTGTGCACAAATATCCCACATGCCCTCTGTGAATTATCTGGAAGCTTACCTGCTTTGTTCACTCATGGGTTCACTTAGACATTACCCAGACTTTATACAAGAGGGCTGTCAGCATAAAGGGTGGGTAATGTCCAGTATAACTGATTCAGACATTTGTGTTCACACATACAGCTCCTCCGGGTAATGTCTGGAGAAGTTCTGGGTCACACTGCATGTCTGAAAGGGGCATTAGAGACCATAATTCTTGTACAGGTGTAGTCCAGGGAAGTTATGACCCCTGGCTAATTTTAATTGTTTAGGTATCATTAATTGCAAAAATACTGCAAGTAACATGACAACATTACCAGCACTTTTTTCTAGGTGTGAAACAATGTGCTTGGTCTCTCCCAGAATCCTGTCCTCCATAGACTGCTTCCCCATGCCAAAGTTCTTCAGAGTTATGAGGGCAAAGCGTCGATGCTCCTTCCAACCAGGACCATAATCAGCCATGATAACTCCTGTGGTATTTACATACAGTTTTAAGATTAGAGTTGAATGGACTCTAACCTTCAGCTAATGTATAGCTAAGCAATGTTTGGAACTGATTACATTAGAAAATCAATAGCCATTACATAACTGCAGTTTAAAAGGTACAGGAGAAAAGAAGTTTATCTCAGTCTATTGACTGTTAAAAGTAGACTTCACCTTTTCCTTCTGTTACATGGCTGGCCATAAGGTTTTGTGGACGTCCTGAAAAGTCTGCAGCCTTGGTCACTAAAGCTTCCTTTATAGCCTTAAAACCAGTAAGGACAACGGCAGGTGTTCCTCCAATATAGAGACTGTAAATGTTTCCATAGCGCTCAGCTAACTAAAGACATAAAACACATCAAGCAGAAAAGTTGCCAGTTaccaaaaaagaccaaaaaacaaactgattatttttgttttcaaatcAGTGTTAAAAACATGGTACTCTACCCTCTCAAAGTCTTTCAGAGGGTTGGTGATGTTCAGCTGAAACAGGTTCCCAAAAATGGGCACAGGCCAGGGGCCAGGAGGGAAGTTCTTGGGCCTCTGGATCCGGATGAAGAGGATGAAGAGGTAAATGAAAATCCAAGTCAGGACCAAGAAGCCTAACATGTTGACTGCTGTTCTGCGTCACTCTGTTCTGTACATGTggaaattttcatttttatcatgtttGCTGCCAAGAGGCCTCCCACTCAGTGACGTGTCTTAGTCCTGTTGGCAGCCTGCC
Proteins encoded in this region:
- the LOC108442727 gene encoding cytochrome P450 2J6-like isoform X2, which translates into the protein MLGFLVLTWIFIYLFILFIRIQRPKNFPPGPWPVPIFGNLFQLNITNPLKDFERLAERYGNIYSLYIGGTPAVVLTGFKAIKEALVTKAADFSGRPQNLMASHVTEGKGVIMADYGPGWKEHRRFALITLKNFGMGKQSMEDRILGETKHIVSHLEKSAGSSINPQTLFHNAASNIIYLVLFGIRFDYEDDTLKKFIYLFTENAKILNGTWGMIYDTLPMVRNLPLPFKKALDNAEKLKKMAAKMINKHKTTRVLGEPRNFVDCYLDKLDTMADGSSFAETQLLMYILDLHFAGTDTTSNTLLTAFLYLTTHPDIQERCQKEIDEVLDDKAHVSFEDRHNMPFTQAVIHECQRIGNIVPLSVFHCTSRDTKLMGYSIPKGTVIIPNLSSVLSEESQWKFPHEFNPANFLNNEGQFEKPEAFMPFSAGPRMCLGEGLARMELFLILVSLLRQFQFFWPEDAGEPDYTPVYGITLTPKAYKMVVRLRQTAREM
- the LOC108442727 gene encoding cytochrome P450 2J6-like isoform X1, yielding MLGFLVLTWIFIYLFILFIRIQRPKNFPPGPWPVPIFGNLFQLNITNPLKDFERLAERYGNIYSLYIGGTPAVVLTGFKAIKEALVTKAADFSGRPQNLMASHVTEGKGVIMADYGPGWKEHRRFALITLKNFGMGKQSMEDRILGETKHIVSHLEKSAGSSINPQTLFHNAASNIIYLVLFGIRFDYEDDTLKKFIYLFTENAKILNGTWGMIYDTLPMVRNLPLPFKKALDNAEKLKKMAAKMINKHKTTRVLGEPRNFVDCYLDKLDTVMADGSSFAETQLLMYILDLHFAGTDTTSNTLLTAFLYLTTHPDIQERCQKEIDEVLDDKAHVSFEDRHNMPFTQAVIHECQRIGNIVPLSVFHCTSRDTKLMGYSIPKGTVIIPNLSSVLSEESQWKFPHEFNPANFLNNEGQFEKPEAFMPFSAGPRMCLGEGLARMELFLILVSLLRQFQFFWPEDAGEPDYTPVYGITLTPKAYKMVVRLRQTAREM